Genomic DNA from Mesotoga infera:
CCGGACCTCGAGAGAGTCTCCGGTAGAACGGTCAGGTATGTTTCACAAGACTACGGGAACATCCTCAAGATGATCCTGACAGTCGCGATGATCGGCGGAAGATTCGCAAATTACAAATGAGCCCAATTGGGCAATAGATTAGGAGGGATTGCAATGAAAAGAAAGCTAGCAGTACTGGTGATGTTGATTCTTGCTACTCTGACCTTACTAGGTGTGACAACCGATGGCGTTCTAACGATAGCCGTCGAAAAGGATGCGAGGTCGCTTGACCCGATTGTAGTGGGCGATAACGCTTCGTTCCAGATGTATATTCAAGTATTCGATCCACTTGTGAGCGTAACTCCGAACCTCGAGATCGTACCCTCCCTTGCAACCTGGGAAACGGAAGACTCTCAGACATGGGTCTTTCACATACGCGAGGGAATCAAGTTTCACAACGGTGATCTGCTAACCGCCGATGATGTTGTGTACACTTTCAAGACCGTCATGGATCCGGCAACGAGCTCGCCCAACTTTGAAAACCTGAAGATAATTAACTCTATCGAGAAACTGGATCACTACACCGTCAAAATAGTCCTCCAGTATCCGTTCGCGGCCTTCCTCGAAAGAGTTTTCACTCAGCCGATAGTTAACGCAAAAGTTCGTGAAGCCGATCCTACGGCCTACGGTCTGAAACCTATCGGTACAGGACCTTTCGTGGTCGAGAAGTGGGAAAAGAACAATCAGCTCGTTCTTATCAGAAATGAGAACTACTGGATGAAGTATCCTAATCTAGCAAAAGTAATTATGAAGCCGATTCCTGAACACTCAGTGGCTCTGGTGAACCTTGAATCCGGTGACGTGGATATGGTCATGTCTGTGCTTCCGGATGACTTCGATAGAATCAGGAAGAACCAGAAACTCGAACTCCAGATCGTTCCAGCTCTAAATTACTACTATCTCGCCTTCAACGTTGCAAACACTCCAGTGAGTGATATAAATGTGAGAAAGGCTATCTACATGGGAGTCGATATGAACGCCATAGTAAAAGCCGTTCTGGGCGAAGCTGGCGTTAGAGCTCAATCCTCTCTGTCTCCCTCATCGTGGGCTTATAACAAAGAAGTAGAAAAGTACGCTCTCACGTACAATCCGACTGAAGCGATAAAGTTACTGAAAGAGGCCGGATACGCAAACGGCTTTGAAATAACCATATACACCCCACAGGACACTTACAGAAGAAAGATCGCCGAGCTAATGCAGATACAGCTCGCCGCAATAGGTATAAAGGCTAGAGTCGAATCGCTTGAATGGGCATCGTATCTGCCACTTATAGACGTTGGAAAGTGCAGTATGTATATGATGGGCTGGAACTGGCTTACAGATCCGGACGGTCTTATATACGATATACATCACTCGCAGATCGATGCATGGAAAACCGGTGCCAGTTCATACAACGGAACGAGATTCTACTCCGAAGTAGTCGATAAGGCTCTGGAAGATGCGAGAAAGATCTCCGATCCCGCGCAGCGAAAGATCCTTTACGGTACGGTTCAAGACGTCATATTCAGCAACTACGTGCACATTCCACTCTTCCACAGAGTCTCCATGACTGCTATAAACAAGCGGGTCAAAGGATACGTAACCAATGCTATTGAATACACGTTCCTTTGCACACCGGAGACAAATGTCTGGGTAGAGAACTAAAGCGGCAAGTTTCAAATCCGGGGGTCTATACGACCCCCGTTTTCGGGGTGTGAAGTATGCTCAGGTTCTTTCTGAGGAGATTATTTCTCTTACTGTTCGTGGTCTTCGGAGTTATGTTACTTGTATTTGTTGTAGGACGTTTGATACCCGGAGATCCGGCAAGGGTAATGCTCGGCGAAAGAGCTACGGCCGAGATGGTTCAGAATATGAGG
This window encodes:
- a CDS encoding ABC transporter substrate-binding protein → MKRKLAVLVMLILATLTLLGVTTDGVLTIAVEKDARSLDPIVVGDNASFQMYIQVFDPLVSVTPNLEIVPSLATWETEDSQTWVFHIREGIKFHNGDLLTADDVVYTFKTVMDPATSSPNFENLKIINSIEKLDHYTVKIVLQYPFAAFLERVFTQPIVNAKVREADPTAYGLKPIGTGPFVVEKWEKNNQLVLIRNENYWMKYPNLAKVIMKPIPEHSVALVNLESGDVDMVMSVLPDDFDRIRKNQKLELQIVPALNYYYLAFNVANTPVSDINVRKAIYMGVDMNAIVKAVLGEAGVRAQSSLSPSSWAYNKEVEKYALTYNPTEAIKLLKEAGYANGFEITIYTPQDTYRRKIAELMQIQLAAIGIKARVESLEWASYLPLIDVGKCSMYMMGWNWLTDPDGLIYDIHHSQIDAWKTGASSYNGTRFYSEVVDKALEDARKISDPAQRKILYGTVQDVIFSNYVHIPLFHRVSMTAINKRVKGYVTNAIEYTFLCTPETNVWVEN